A genomic segment from Geitlerinema sp. PCC 7407 encodes:
- the larE gene encoding ATP-dependent sacrificial sulfur transferase LarE, with translation MATVQDKLKQVKALFREMDQALIAYSGGIDSTLVAKIAVDVLGDRALAVTAESPSLLPEDLEDARVQAAEMGIRHEVVQTHEIDNPNYSANPVNRCYFCKSELHDTLRPLALERGYPYVLDGVNGDDLRDYRPGIQAAKERGVRSPLAEVGISKAEVREMAKLLGLPWWDKPAQPCLSSRFPYGEEITVAKLQRVGRAERYLRTLGLKNLRVRSEQETARIELLPEQIQEFVMTTDLPALVATFQSYGYRYVTLDLEGYRSGKLNEVLSLGQPALTP, from the coding sequence ATGGCAACGGTGCAAGACAAACTCAAGCAGGTCAAGGCCTTGTTTCGGGAGATGGATCAGGCCTTGATTGCCTACTCGGGCGGCATCGATAGCACGCTCGTGGCAAAAATTGCGGTGGATGTGTTGGGCGATCGCGCCCTAGCGGTGACGGCTGAGTCGCCGTCGCTGCTGCCGGAGGATCTCGAAGACGCTCGCGTCCAGGCGGCGGAAATGGGCATCCGCCATGAGGTGGTGCAAACCCACGAAATCGACAACCCCAACTACAGCGCCAATCCGGTCAATCGCTGCTATTTCTGCAAAAGCGAGCTCCACGATACGCTCCGGCCCCTGGCGCTGGAGCGCGGCTATCCCTACGTCCTGGACGGGGTGAATGGGGATGATCTGCGGGACTATCGCCCCGGCATCCAGGCGGCCAAAGAGCGCGGTGTGCGATCGCCCCTGGCTGAGGTTGGCATTTCCAAGGCCGAAGTGCGCGAGATGGCCAAGCTGCTGGGCCTGCCCTGGTGGGACAAGCCCGCCCAGCCCTGTCTGTCCTCGCGCTTTCCCTACGGCGAGGAAATCACCGTGGCCAAGCTCCAGCGGGTGGGCCGGGCCGAGCGCTACCTGCGCACCCTAGGCCTGAAAAATCTGCGGGTCCGCTCCGAGCAGGAAACCGCCCGCATTGAGCTGCTGCCGGAGCAGATCCAGGAATTTGTGATGACGACGGATTTGCCGGCCTTGGTGGCGACTTTCCAGAGCTACGGCTACCGCTACGTCACCCTCGATCTGGAAGGCTATCGCAGCGGCAAGCTCAACGAGGTCCTATCGCTGGGACAGCCAGCGCTGACGCCCTAG